A region of Salvia splendens isolate huo1 chromosome 17, SspV2, whole genome shotgun sequence DNA encodes the following proteins:
- the LOC121774588 gene encoding uncharacterized protein LOC121774588, with product MSLATQESAIGFLNSIPVLKGNTYASWRSKVLIGLGIANLDYALRTEQPAPLTDESSDEDKRNFERWEHSNRMSLMIMQHAIPENFRGTVPKEATAKEFLEAIDMNFASNEKAETASLMHKLVTMRYNGRGEIREHIMEMSNTASKLTALNLTISDDQLVHLVMISLPHQFDHFKVSYNTVKDKWSLNELISHCVQEEERLKQSKTESAHLATSYRGKRGKDKGKRILSEFAKGKRILPDSSRNVAGPSAKQFKKERSGSVCFFCKKDGHKKNDCEEYHAWRVKKGLPPVPKAD from the exons ATGTCACTTGCAA CTCAAGAATCTGCTATTGGTTTTCTAAATTCCATTCCTGTACTAAAAGGCAATACCTATGCATCGTGGAGAAGCAAGGTATTGATTGGTTTGGGGATTGCAAATTTAGACTATGCACTTCGGACGGAGCAACCCGCCCCTCTTACTGATGAAAGTTCCGATGAGGATAAACGGAATTTTGAGAGGTGGGAACACTCCAATCGCATGAGTCTTATGATTATGCAACATGCCATCCCTGAAAACTTTCGCGGTACTGTCCCGAAAGAAGCAACTGCTAAGGAATTCCTCGAGGCCATTGATATGAATTTCGCAAGCAATGAAAAGGCCGAAACGGCTTCATTGATGCATAAACTTGTGACTATGAGGTATAATGGCCGAGGGGAAATTCGGGAGCACATTATGGAAATGTCAAACACTGCTTCAAAGCTTACGGCACTTAATTTGACGATCAGTGATGATCAACTAGTGCATTTGGTTATGATATCTCTTCCTCATCAATTTGATCACttcaaagttagttacaataCTGTGAAGGATAAATGGTCATTGAATGAGTTGATTTCTCATTGTGTTCAAGAGGAAGAGAGGTTGAAGCAAAGTAAGACGGAAAGTGCTCACTTAGCAACAAGCTATAGGGGGAAACGAGGAAAGGACAAGGGAAAGAGGATTCTTTCCGAGTTCGCTAAAGGGAAGAGGATTCTTCCCGATTCCTCCAGAAATGTTGCGGGTCCATCTGCAAAACAGTTTAAGAAGGAAAGATCAGGTTCAGTTTGCTTCTTTTGCAAGAAAGATGGACACAAGAAGAATGATTGTGAAGAATATCACGCTTGGCGCGTGAAGAAGG GGTTGCCTCCAGTGCCGAAAGCCGATTGA